The Brevibacillus brevis genome contains a region encoding:
- a CDS encoding stalk domain-containing protein: MKGKSILAVALTLQMLAAYPVHAAGASTAQTATTAILVNGEQSSLAKAPILVQQRTYVSAEDASRILKGTWKQDATNGEMKLAKGTLTFQLATGKVALNGKSLQDGQGAIVRDKQVYVPLRWMAEQAGHQITWNAEKKAVEIVMAGEESAFTLVDADKLTEQERSFIDSVKEQQGIHKQGDLYVIARGPSPNPGYGLQVTKVEQSWEQVFVYVKQTLPDPGRMYPQVISYPYLAAKVKLPPYTTIIFLDAETKKPLFATEGNGSR; encoded by the coding sequence ATGAAAGGCAAATCGATTTTGGCTGTTGCACTGACACTTCAGATGTTGGCGGCTTACCCTGTGCACGCGGCAGGCGCTAGCACAGCACAAACAGCGACAACTGCGATACTGGTTAACGGAGAGCAATCTTCCTTGGCAAAAGCACCGATTCTCGTCCAGCAGCGCACCTATGTATCTGCCGAGGATGCGAGCCGGATTTTAAAAGGTACTTGGAAACAAGATGCAACGAATGGAGAAATGAAGCTGGCAAAAGGTACGCTGACTTTTCAACTCGCTACAGGAAAAGTAGCGTTAAATGGCAAGTCGCTGCAAGATGGGCAGGGCGCAATCGTGCGTGACAAGCAAGTGTATGTGCCGTTGAGATGGATGGCAGAACAGGCCGGACATCAAATCACGTGGAATGCCGAGAAAAAGGCGGTGGAAATTGTGATGGCCGGTGAAGAGAGTGCCTTTACGCTTGTCGATGCCGATAAGCTGACGGAACAGGAACGTTCATTTATTGACTCGGTAAAAGAACAGCAAGGCATTCACAAGCAGGGAGATCTATATGTCATCGCACGTGGTCCCTCACCGAATCCTGGCTACGGACTGCAAGTAACCAAAGTCGAGCAGAGCTGGGAGCAGGTTTTTGTGTATGTCAAACAAACGCTGCCTGATCCGGGAAGAATGTACCCGCAAGTGATTTCCTATCCGTATTTGGCGGCAAAAGTGAAGCTGCCACCTTACACGACGATTATCTTTCTGGATGCAGAGACGAAGAAGCCGCTGTTTGCCACAGAAGGCAACGGAAGTCGATAA
- a CDS encoding MFS transporter: protein MLDIIDSHSYFFSIIARLALTAHVAGLTSPFPSRKVEKANNPLEQIFVRKEVDVVNKKHLALLFFIAFFIMLGFGIIIPILPFFAEKLGATSFQIGVLFASYNIMQLVFAPIWGALSDRIGRKPLISFGLFGFSITFILFGLADSYTEMLLYRILGGIVSAAALPTVTAMVADLFPSEERAKGMGVIGAGIGLSFVFGPVIGGLLSEFGFAVPFYASGIVALLTFFLILFALPESLPKEKRANLQKEQRQNPLVSLFGSMSLLYGILFTVSFAFSGLETTFALYISDLYGFTSKDLGYMFLVMGLIAAAVQGGLIGRMVKQLGEASVLVIGMILYGIGFFAIPLSGNFWVLALILSLFGAGQGMIRATATAMITQRTTQGQGVTSGAISSMDSLGRILGPLAGGAVYQVSHSGPFFLGGVLMVLLLLWFVSSYRRLPEPSTQAQS, encoded by the coding sequence ATACTTGACATTATAGATAGCCATTCTTATTTCTTTTCTATTATAGCACGTCTCGCGCTAACTGCCCACGTTGCTGGCTTGACTTCGCCTTTTCCTTCACGTAAGGTGGAAAAAGCAAACAATCCGCTTGAACAGATTTTTGTGCGAAAAGAGGTAGACGTAGTGAATAAGAAGCACCTTGCCCTCTTGTTCTTTATTGCATTTTTCATCATGCTCGGCTTTGGCATTATTATCCCCATTCTTCCCTTTTTCGCGGAAAAATTGGGTGCGACTTCGTTTCAAATCGGCGTGCTTTTTGCCAGCTACAATATTATGCAGCTGGTGTTTGCACCGATTTGGGGAGCACTTTCAGACAGAATCGGGCGAAAGCCACTCATATCATTCGGGCTGTTCGGCTTTTCCATCACCTTTATCCTGTTTGGACTAGCTGACAGTTATACAGAAATGCTCCTGTATCGCATACTGGGTGGAATCGTCTCGGCTGCCGCATTGCCAACCGTAACCGCTATGGTAGCGGATCTCTTCCCTTCAGAAGAACGCGCAAAAGGGATGGGGGTCATTGGCGCCGGGATTGGACTTAGCTTTGTCTTCGGTCCGGTAATTGGTGGACTGCTCAGTGAATTCGGCTTTGCCGTTCCCTTCTACGCTTCGGGTATCGTGGCGTTGCTTACGTTTTTCCTGATCCTGTTTGCCTTGCCAGAAAGCTTGCCGAAAGAAAAACGGGCGAATCTGCAAAAAGAACAGCGGCAAAATCCGCTTGTCTCTTTGTTCGGCTCCATGTCCTTGCTGTACGGTATATTGTTCACTGTCTCCTTTGCTTTTTCCGGATTGGAAACGACTTTTGCCCTGTACATAAGTGATTTGTACGGCTTTACCTCCAAAGACCTCGGCTATATGTTTCTCGTCATGGGCTTGATCGCTGCCGCGGTACAAGGCGGGCTGATCGGAAGAATGGTCAAGCAGCTAGGGGAAGCAAGTGTCCTCGTCATTGGGATGATTCTTTACGGCATTGGCTTTTTCGCCATTCCGCTATCGGGTAACTTTTGGGTGCTGGCGCTGATCCTCTCGTTGTTCGGAGCGGGACAAGGGATGATCAGAGCGACGGCCACAGCAATGATCACCCAACGGACAACGCAAGGCCAAGGCGTGACGAGTGGAGCAATCAGCTCGATGGACAGCCTTGGACGTATCTTGGGTCCATTAGCTGGTGGAGCGGTTTACCAAGTCTCCCACAGCGGTCCGTTCTTCCTCGGAGGGGTCTTGATGGTATTGCTCCTCCTCTGGTTCGTCAGCAGCTATCGTCGCCTGCCAGAACCAAGCACACAAGCACAATCGTAA
- the tkt gene encoding transketolase gives MTQHTSVDQLSINTIRTLAIDAIEKANSGHPGMPMGAAPMAHVLWSRFMKVNPSNPKWIDRDRFVLSAGHGSMLLYSMLHLMKYDVSLEDLHNFRQWGSKTPGHPEFGHTAGVDATTGPLGQGIAMAVGMAMAEKHMAAVYNRDNFDIVDHYTYVICGDGDLMEGVSSEASSLAAHLKLGKMIVLYDSNDISLDGELSRSFSENVAGRYQAYGWQYIRVEDGNDLAAIDAAIAEAKKDLDRPTLIEVKTVIGYGSPNKGGSSSSHGAPLGKDEVKLTKANYEWHHESEFHVPQEVTEFYAGLADAGEKAEAAWRDLFAAYAKAYPELALQFTTAEEGHLPAGWDNHMPTYEAGAKLATRVASGNAINALANSVPFFLGGSADLAHSNNTVIKEAGNFLPGSYDGRNIWFGVREFAMGAALNGMALHGGVKVYGGTFFVFSDYLRPAIRLSALMKQPVVYVFTHDSIAVGEDGPTHEPIEQLASLRAMPGLTILRPSDAVETNEAWKYAVSRTDEPVVLVLTRQNLPVLPETIEKAAEGVSKGAYVLADAPSGKPQLILLATGSEVSLVMQAREQLLAKGIEARVVSMPSWNLFERQPKEYRDAVIPPSVKARVAVEMGSPMGWERYAGDSGTVIAIDQFGASAPGERIMKEYGFTVENVVAEAEKLLK, from the coding sequence ATGACTCAGCATACGTCTGTTGATCAGCTATCCATTAATACCATCCGCACGTTGGCGATTGATGCCATCGAGAAGGCGAATTCCGGTCACCCGGGAATGCCGATGGGTGCAGCCCCTATGGCACATGTACTGTGGAGCCGCTTTATGAAAGTAAATCCGAGCAATCCAAAATGGATTGACCGTGACCGTTTTGTCCTCTCAGCAGGACATGGCTCTATGCTATTATACTCGATGTTGCATCTGATGAAATACGATGTTTCACTGGAAGACCTACATAACTTCCGTCAATGGGGCAGCAAAACGCCTGGTCACCCTGAGTTTGGTCACACCGCGGGTGTTGACGCGACAACGGGTCCTTTGGGACAAGGGATCGCGATGGCTGTCGGTATGGCGATGGCTGAAAAGCACATGGCAGCTGTTTACAACCGTGACAATTTTGACATCGTTGACCATTACACATACGTAATCTGCGGCGATGGTGACCTGATGGAGGGTGTATCCAGCGAGGCTTCTTCCCTGGCTGCTCACCTGAAACTGGGCAAAATGATCGTGCTCTACGATTCGAACGATATCTCTCTGGATGGCGAGCTTTCCCGTTCCTTCTCTGAAAACGTAGCGGGTCGCTACCAAGCGTATGGTTGGCAATATATTCGCGTAGAAGACGGCAATGATCTGGCTGCCATTGATGCGGCTATCGCAGAAGCGAAAAAAGATTTGGATCGTCCTACCTTGATCGAAGTAAAAACCGTCATTGGATACGGAAGCCCGAACAAAGGCGGCTCCAGCTCTTCTCACGGCGCTCCGCTTGGAAAAGACGAAGTGAAGCTGACAAAAGCAAACTACGAGTGGCACCATGAAAGTGAGTTCCACGTACCACAAGAAGTGACTGAATTCTATGCAGGCTTGGCTGATGCTGGAGAAAAAGCAGAAGCTGCTTGGCGCGACCTGTTTGCTGCTTACGCAAAAGCGTATCCGGAACTGGCGCTGCAATTTACGACTGCAGAAGAAGGTCATCTGCCTGCTGGTTGGGACAACCATATGCCAACGTATGAAGCTGGCGCAAAGCTTGCGACACGTGTTGCTTCCGGTAATGCGATCAATGCATTGGCAAACAGCGTTCCGTTCTTCCTGGGCGGCTCGGCTGACTTGGCACATTCCAACAACACGGTGATTAAAGAAGCGGGCAACTTCCTGCCAGGTTCTTACGATGGCCGCAACATTTGGTTTGGTGTTCGCGAATTCGCGATGGGGGCAGCCCTCAACGGTATGGCTCTCCACGGTGGCGTAAAAGTATACGGCGGTACGTTCTTCGTGTTCTCCGACTACTTGCGTCCGGCGATTCGCCTCTCTGCACTGATGAAGCAGCCTGTTGTCTACGTATTTACACATGACTCGATCGCGGTTGGTGAAGACGGTCCGACGCATGAGCCGATTGAGCAGCTCGCTTCCTTGCGTGCGATGCCAGGCTTGACCATTCTTCGCCCGTCTGATGCAGTGGAGACGAACGAGGCTTGGAAATATGCTGTATCTCGCACAGATGAGCCAGTCGTGCTGGTACTGACTCGTCAAAACCTGCCAGTCCTGCCTGAGACCATTGAGAAAGCGGCAGAAGGCGTGAGCAAGGGTGCGTATGTTCTCGCAGACGCGCCAAGCGGCAAACCGCAGCTCATCCTGTTGGCAACTGGATCTGAGGTATCCCTCGTGATGCAGGCGCGTGAGCAACTCCTCGCGAAAGGTATTGAAGCACGCGTGGTTTCCATGCCGAGCTGGAACCTGTTCGAGCGTCAGCCAAAAGAGTATCGCGACGCTGTGATTCCACCATCTGTAAAAGCGCGCGTGGCAGTAGAAATGGGCTCTCCAATGGGCTGGGAGCGTTACGCTGGCGATAGCGGTACGGTCATCGCAATCGATCAGTTTGGCGCATCTGCACCAGGTGAGCGCATCATGAAGGAATACGGCTTCACGGTAGAAAACGTTGTGGCTGAAGCAGAAAAACTGCTGAAATAA
- a CDS encoding DedA family protein, with protein sequence MEFTGYYELFWEMVTGMLGKFIPDEITVMTVGAQIANTGADFFTAFAVIYPIFFIVSCTGYLLGAKAFGWMSRNLGLRADLLSALRGSMGWLLAFGIFLPIIRHIVPILAGANRMPFRQFLLFFLPSSIIWTMHYFVAGYWFFDQLEIMVAGVYQYSKITLTIVCFAGFSFLMICQLQRLGGMKEPRTNKQPPVS encoded by the coding sequence GTGGAGTTTACAGGGTATTACGAGCTATTCTGGGAGATGGTTACAGGCATGCTGGGAAAATTTATTCCTGATGAGATTACGGTGATGACCGTGGGGGCGCAGATTGCCAATACAGGAGCGGACTTTTTTACAGCATTTGCCGTCATATACCCCATTTTTTTCATCGTTTCTTGTACGGGGTACTTACTGGGAGCGAAGGCATTTGGCTGGATGAGCCGGAATCTGGGCTTGCGTGCTGATTTACTGTCTGCATTGCGCGGGTCAATGGGCTGGTTGCTTGCTTTTGGTATCTTTCTTCCGATTATTCGTCATATCGTGCCTATTCTCGCCGGTGCCAACCGAATGCCGTTTCGGCAGTTCCTCCTATTCTTTTTGCCGAGCAGTATCATTTGGACCATGCATTACTTTGTAGCGGGCTATTGGTTCTTTGATCAACTGGAAATAATGGTTGCTGGCGTTTATCAATATAGCAAAATTACGTTGACGATCGTTTGCTTCGCAGGGTTTTCGTTCCTCATGATTTGCCAGTTGCAGCGTCTCGGTGGAATGAAAGAACCTAGAACGAATAAGCAACCTCCTGTTTCTTAA
- a CDS encoding AEC family transporter, whose protein sequence is MELQTLQQSILIMAVIIGIGSLIGYRQPLTADSRQLVITIIVNVAMPCIILDGIFQTTIDQQILYQIFAIFFISIILNCLGIFIGWLGARALPLPVKKRREIALLSGLGNTGFIGLPLCAALFGPKGALLAAIFDAGVDVVLWTVGVMMLQEKGSFSLKGLKTLINIPMIAIVFGLGSAIIGFVPPEPVKQLFGTLSKLASPLAMMYIGMLLPMFLRNKPQVSLKLLSMPLAFKLVVFPLMTAFLLSVFSIDSDIVSVSLVQVAMPTLTLASILFGRYAADEEMGAMTTVCSTLLALLSIPVVLVMGNWLLH, encoded by the coding sequence ATGGAACTACAAACGTTGCAGCAGTCCATCCTCATCATGGCCGTCATCATTGGGATCGGTAGCTTAATCGGCTACCGGCAACCCTTGACTGCGGACTCCCGCCAGCTCGTCATCACGATTATTGTGAACGTTGCCATGCCGTGCATCATTTTAGACGGGATCTTTCAGACAACCATTGATCAACAAATTTTATACCAAATTTTTGCAATATTCTTCATTTCGATCATCCTAAACTGCCTGGGCATTTTTATCGGCTGGTTAGGGGCGCGTGCACTTCCGCTTCCTGTGAAAAAGCGTCGGGAGATTGCGCTCTTGTCCGGCTTGGGGAATACAGGCTTCATCGGTTTGCCGCTTTGTGCGGCATTGTTTGGGCCTAAAGGGGCACTCTTGGCAGCTATTTTCGACGCAGGCGTGGATGTTGTGCTATGGACAGTAGGCGTAATGATGCTCCAGGAAAAAGGAAGCTTTTCCTTGAAAGGGTTAAAAACACTCATCAACATTCCGATGATTGCGATTGTATTTGGACTCGGTTCTGCCATCATCGGGTTTGTGCCCCCTGAGCCTGTGAAGCAGCTGTTTGGAACGCTGTCCAAGCTCGCCTCTCCGTTAGCCATGATGTACATTGGTATGCTCTTGCCTATGTTTTTGCGCAACAAACCGCAAGTGTCATTGAAGCTTTTGAGTATGCCACTCGCGTTTAAATTAGTTGTTTTTCCGCTGATGACGGCGTTTCTTTTGTCCGTTTTTTCAATCGACAGCGATATCGTCAGCGTTTCCCTTGTGCAAGTAGCAATGCCCACCCTGACATTAGCCTCGATCTTGTTCGGGCGCTATGCGGCGGATGAGGAGATGGGGGCTATGACGACGGTTTGTTCCACCTTGCTGGCGCTCTTGTCCATCCCGGTTGTTCTGGTCATGGGAAATTGGCTTTTGCACTAA
- the abc-f gene encoding ribosomal protection-like ABC-F family protein, whose translation MIIIATQQLQKSYGADPVLQDITLEIKAGERVGIVGPNGAGKTTLFKLLAGIESPDSGELFRAKGTIWAYLPQTPQYPAEWTGADVVASAFADVIKLQEQLRELEQQMGLLYENEQELNRLMLRYQKLQDEFEQLDGYQWETKMTQVTQGLGVSSELLATPFAQLSGGEKTKAGLAKLLCQQSDVLLLDEPTNHLDVESMEWLEEFLKNYQGTILIISHDRYFLDAVVTSVYHVDGGEAEFYIGNYSAFATEREERLLRQFAAYQEQQKQIKKMKETIKRLKEWGNRSNPPNEAFHRRAKSMEKALARIERIERPKMEADRMGLQFMKTDRSGQDVLKATGVQKTFGGKQLFSDASFLLRYGERKALLGPNGCGKSTLIRMLLGEVEPDAGTLKIGSSVKVGYLSQQALEGDQNQRLIDVFREVARVTEPEARHLLARFMFYGEQVFKRIGQLSGGERMRLRLAQMMHQEINLLILDEPTNHLDIEARETLEEALADFRGSLFIISHDRYFLQKMVDGVFWVENKRLVHDVGSYEEAREKQKQRIGARASKPEEIEQKQPAVKQVQETVVTNATAKRPNLYKLAELEQKIASLEGRKGELTALLQSEGVDYEQLVAWQQAIDQVQLEIDVTFSAWMELQEQ comes from the coding sequence ATGATTATTATCGCAACACAGCAATTGCAGAAATCGTACGGAGCAGATCCGGTTTTACAAGATATTACATTGGAAATAAAAGCAGGAGAACGAGTCGGGATCGTCGGACCGAATGGAGCAGGCAAAACTACGTTGTTCAAGCTGCTGGCAGGTATCGAAAGCCCCGATTCTGGTGAGCTTTTTCGGGCAAAAGGAACGATATGGGCGTACCTGCCGCAAACGCCGCAGTATCCGGCTGAGTGGACGGGGGCGGATGTTGTAGCCAGCGCTTTTGCAGACGTCATCAAGCTGCAGGAGCAGCTGCGCGAGCTCGAGCAGCAGATGGGATTGCTTTACGAAAATGAACAAGAGCTAAACCGCCTCATGCTGCGCTATCAAAAGCTGCAAGATGAATTTGAACAACTGGATGGCTATCAGTGGGAGACGAAAATGACCCAGGTGACACAGGGCTTGGGAGTTAGTTCTGAGCTGTTAGCGACACCTTTTGCTCAACTCAGCGGTGGGGAAAAGACGAAGGCTGGTCTTGCAAAGCTACTCTGCCAGCAAAGCGATGTCCTGCTCTTGGATGAGCCGACCAACCATTTGGATGTGGAGTCGATGGAGTGGCTAGAGGAGTTTTTAAAAAATTATCAGGGGACGATCTTAATTATCTCCCATGACCGTTATTTTTTGGATGCCGTCGTCACGTCTGTCTATCATGTGGACGGAGGAGAAGCCGAATTCTATATCGGCAATTACAGCGCGTTCGCTACGGAACGTGAAGAGCGTTTGCTGCGCCAGTTTGCCGCTTATCAGGAACAGCAGAAGCAGATCAAGAAAATGAAAGAGACGATCAAAAGGCTCAAGGAGTGGGGCAATCGCTCCAATCCGCCGAACGAGGCTTTTCACCGAAGGGCAAAAAGCATGGAAAAAGCGCTGGCGCGGATTGAGCGTATCGAGCGACCGAAAATGGAAGCGGATCGCATGGGCTTGCAGTTTATGAAAACTGACCGAAGCGGGCAGGATGTGCTGAAAGCGACGGGGGTACAGAAAACATTTGGAGGAAAACAGTTGTTTTCGGACGCTAGCTTTTTATTGCGCTATGGCGAGCGAAAAGCGCTGCTTGGACCAAATGGCTGCGGGAAATCTACGCTGATTCGCATGCTGCTGGGAGAGGTTGAGCCAGACGCAGGTACGCTTAAAATTGGCAGCAGCGTTAAGGTAGGCTACTTGTCACAGCAAGCTTTGGAAGGGGATCAAAACCAGCGGCTGATTGACGTTTTCCGTGAGGTAGCCAGAGTGACGGAGCCGGAAGCAAGACATTTGCTGGCACGGTTTATGTTTTACGGCGAACAAGTTTTCAAGCGGATCGGGCAGTTAAGTGGCGGAGAGCGGATGCGACTGCGCTTGGCCCAAATGATGCATCAGGAAATCAACCTGCTCATTCTGGATGAACCGACCAACCATCTGGATATTGAAGCGCGAGAAACATTGGAGGAAGCGCTGGCGGATTTTCGCGGGTCTTTGTTTATCATCTCGCATGATCGCTATTTCCTGCAAAAGATGGTAGATGGTGTGTTTTGGGTGGAAAATAAGCGGCTTGTTCACGATGTGGGTTCGTATGAGGAAGCAAGGGAAAAGCAAAAACAGAGGATCGGTGCTCGTGCCAGTAAGCCGGAGGAAATAGAGCAAAAGCAGCCAGCGGTCAAGCAAGTCCAAGAGACGGTCGTGACGAATGCAACAGCCAAACGTCCGAATCTATACAAGTTGGCAGAGCTTGAACAAAAAATAGCGTCATTAGAAGGAAGAAAAGGTGAACTGACGGCCTTGCTCCAGAGTGAAGGAGTCGATTACGAGCAGTTAGTAGCTTGGCAACAAGCGATCGATCAGGTGCAGCTGGAGATAGATGTAACCTTTTCGGCGTGGATGGAGCTACAGGAACAGTAG
- a CDS encoding NUDIX hydrolase, whose protein sequence is MQKERFAMQVAVHLFLVKDAQVLLLRRYNTGYEDGNYSVPAGHLDGNEEVKTAAIREAKEECGIDIDPASLEIVGVMHRRSNDERIDFFVTATKWRGEIINAEPNKCDELVWVDMDKLPPNVIPYVRQALSNFRRKQWFDSFGWETAFELKKQ, encoded by the coding sequence ATGCAGAAAGAGCGCTTCGCCATGCAGGTAGCCGTTCACCTTTTCCTGGTGAAGGATGCGCAAGTCTTGTTATTACGCCGCTACAATACCGGCTACGAAGACGGCAATTACAGTGTTCCCGCTGGACATCTGGACGGGAATGAAGAAGTGAAGACAGCCGCGATCCGCGAGGCCAAAGAAGAATGCGGAATTGACATCGATCCAGCGAGCTTGGAGATTGTAGGCGTCATGCATCGTCGCTCCAATGATGAGCGTATCGATTTTTTTGTTACTGCCACAAAATGGCGCGGAGAAATTATCAATGCCGAGCCAAATAAATGCGATGAGCTCGTATGGGTGGACATGGATAAATTACCCCCGAACGTCATTCCTTATGTGAGACAAGCTCTCTCGAACTTTAGACGAAAGCAGTGGTTTGACAGCTTTGGCTGGGAGACTGCATTCGAGTTGAAGAAGCAATAA
- a CDS encoding YqgQ family protein → MKINPNEFDLKAFLHRFGLVIYTGDPEGDLLLIEDEIRELYELNVIDKEEFIEAMSALRSKRKAEGRE, encoded by the coding sequence TTGAAAATAAACCCGAATGAATTCGATTTGAAGGCGTTTCTGCACCGTTTCGGATTGGTTATTTATACAGGCGATCCTGAAGGAGATTTGCTGTTGATAGAAGATGAAATTCGGGAGCTATATGAGCTGAATGTCATTGACAAGGAAGAGTTCATTGAAGCCATGTCAGCGTTGCGCAGCAAGCGTAAGGCTGAGGGAAGAGAATAG